The following proteins are encoded in a genomic region of Burkholderia cepacia:
- a CDS encoding fumarylacetoacetate hydrolase family protein: MSAYVIDAAERPSVEVEQSSARFPVRRVFCVGRNYADHAREMGADPDREPPFFFTKPADAIVPASGTVAYPPLTNDLHHEIELVVAIGKDGRSIDPADALSHVWGYGVGVDLTRRDLQAEAKKLSRPWDWAKGFDASGPVTALRAASATGHPATGRIWLAVNGDTRQQGDLADMIWAVPDVIAYVSRSVELKAGDLIFTGTPAGVGALQPGDRVTGGVDGVSTFEFVVGAKP; this comes from the coding sequence ATGTCCGCTTATGTCATCGACGCTGCCGAGCGTCCTTCCGTCGAAGTCGAACAGTCGTCCGCGCGCTTTCCCGTGCGCCGCGTATTCTGCGTCGGCCGCAACTACGCCGACCACGCCCGCGAAATGGGCGCCGATCCCGACCGCGAACCGCCGTTCTTCTTCACGAAGCCGGCCGACGCGATCGTTCCGGCCAGCGGCACCGTCGCCTACCCGCCGCTGACGAACGATCTCCATCATGAAATCGAGCTGGTGGTCGCCATCGGCAAGGACGGCCGGTCGATCGACCCGGCCGACGCGCTGTCGCACGTATGGGGCTATGGCGTCGGCGTCGACCTCACGCGCCGCGACCTGCAGGCCGAAGCGAAGAAACTGAGCCGTCCGTGGGACTGGGCGAAGGGTTTCGACGCGTCGGGCCCCGTGACCGCACTGCGCGCGGCGTCGGCCACCGGGCACCCGGCAACGGGCCGCATCTGGCTCGCGGTGAACGGCGACACGCGCCAGCAAGGCGACCTGGCCGACATGATCTGGGCCGTGCCCGACGTCATCGCATACGTGTCGCGCTCGGTCGAGCTGAAGGCCGGCGACCTGATCTTCACCGGCACGCCGGCCGGCGTCGGCGCGCTGCAGCCGGGCGACCGCGTGACGGGCGGCGTCGACGGCGTCTCGACATTCGAATTCGTGGTGGGCGCGAAGCCGTAA
- a CDS encoding ANTAR domain-containing response regulator produces the protein MSTPASPTRLRVLLVTDTDKPIGELGDALARLGYEMLNDVATPARLPAAVEEQRPDVVIIDTDSPSRDTLEQLAVMHVTAPRPVLMFSHDADQELIRAAVGAGVSAYLVEGLSAERLAPILEVALARFSHDDALRRRLADVERELAERKLIDRAKRALMDQRKLSEHDAYAALRKRAMDQGLRIVDVARQLLDASPQS, from the coding sequence ATGAGTACGCCTGCTTCTCCCACCCGTCTGCGCGTGCTGCTCGTCACCGACACCGACAAGCCGATCGGCGAGCTCGGCGACGCACTCGCACGCCTCGGCTACGAGATGCTGAACGACGTCGCGACACCCGCGCGCCTGCCGGCAGCCGTCGAGGAGCAGCGTCCCGACGTCGTGATCATCGATACCGACTCGCCGTCGCGCGACACGCTCGAACAGCTCGCAGTGATGCACGTGACCGCGCCGCGCCCCGTGCTGATGTTCAGTCACGACGCCGACCAGGAACTGATCCGTGCGGCGGTCGGCGCGGGCGTCAGCGCGTATCTCGTCGAAGGCCTGTCGGCCGAGCGTCTCGCCCCGATTCTCGAAGTCGCGCTCGCGCGCTTCTCGCACGACGATGCGTTGCGCCGCCGGCTGGCCGACGTCGAGCGCGAACTCGCGGAACGCAAGCTGATCGACCGCGCGAAACGCGCGCTGATGGACCAGCGCAAGCTGTCCGAGCACGATGCCTATGCGGCGCTGCGCAAGCGCGCGATGGACCAGGGCCTGCGCATCGTCGACGTCGCGCGGCAATTGCTCGACGCATCACCCCAGTCATGA
- a CDS encoding MFS transporter produces MQSNLPIDSAATSPRHATLILLCALSVLPLSLFLPSLPAIARDLHADYALVALSLGGYAAVAASLEFVMGPLSDRFGRRPIVLTSVGVFALGSLGCAMATDIRVFLACRLMQAAITSVYPVSMATIRDTGGGARVASRIGYAAMAAAFAPMLGPTLGGAIDQTVGWRASFWLLGAVGIALFCWCASDLVETHTNRSSSFRQQLRAYPALLRARRFWAYALCMAFSTGSFYAFLAGAPLAAKTLFGIAPAEIGFYMGTITAGFVGGSFLAARIAGRHALATTILYGRIVACAGPLIALGLVFGGATHALAWFGPCVLVGVGNGLTNPGAHAGAVSVRPELAGSASGLTGAMTIAGGAALSSLTGAVLTAGNAGYAPLAMMLMSASIALAAAVCVRVFDARDAAR; encoded by the coding sequence TTGCAATCGAACCTGCCGATCGATTCCGCCGCGACGTCGCCGCGACACGCGACGCTGATCCTGCTGTGTGCGCTCTCGGTGCTGCCGCTGAGCCTGTTCCTGCCGTCGTTGCCGGCGATCGCACGCGACCTGCACGCCGACTACGCGCTCGTCGCGCTGTCGCTCGGCGGTTACGCGGCGGTGGCCGCGTCGCTCGAGTTCGTGATGGGGCCGCTGTCGGACCGGTTCGGGCGGCGGCCGATCGTGCTGACGAGCGTCGGCGTGTTCGCGCTCGGTTCGCTTGGCTGCGCGATGGCGACCGATATCCGCGTGTTTCTCGCGTGCCGGCTGATGCAGGCGGCGATCACGTCGGTCTATCCGGTGTCGATGGCGACGATCCGCGATACCGGTGGGGGCGCGCGCGTGGCGAGCCGAATCGGCTATGCGGCGATGGCCGCCGCGTTCGCGCCGATGCTCGGCCCGACGCTCGGCGGCGCAATCGACCAGACGGTCGGCTGGCGGGCGAGCTTCTGGCTGCTCGGTGCGGTCGGCATCGCACTGTTCTGCTGGTGCGCATCCGATCTCGTCGAAACCCATACGAACCGGTCGTCGAGCTTCCGGCAGCAGCTTCGCGCGTATCCGGCGCTGCTCCGCGCGCGTCGTTTCTGGGCCTATGCGCTTTGCATGGCGTTTTCGACGGGCTCGTTCTACGCGTTCCTCGCCGGCGCGCCGCTCGCCGCGAAAACGCTGTTCGGCATTGCGCCGGCGGAGATCGGTTTTTACATGGGGACGATCACGGCCGGTTTCGTCGGCGGCAGCTTTCTGGCCGCGCGTATCGCGGGCCGCCACGCATTGGCCACGACGATTCTGTACGGGCGCATCGTCGCATGTGCGGGGCCATTGATCGCGCTCGGGCTGGTGTTCGGCGGCGCGACGCATGCGCTCGCATGGTTCGGGCCGTGCGTGCTGGTCGGCGTCGGCAACGGGCTGACCAATCCCGGCGCGCATGCCGGTGCGGTGTCGGTGCGCCCGGAGCTGGCGGGCAGCGCGTCGGGGCTGACCGGTGCGATGACGATCGCCGGTGGCGCCGCGCTGTCGTCGCTGACGGGCGCAGTGCTGACCGCCGGCAACGCGGGTTATGCACCGCTCGCGATGATGCTGATGTCGGCATCGATCGCGCTGGCGGCCGCCGTCTGCGTACGGGTGTTCGATGCGCGGGATGCCGCGCGATGA
- a CDS encoding CPBP family intramembrane glutamic endopeptidase — protein sequence MNSDSNRYCFPNLLEAFFIVVVLNMVEYLMNSIIWSIGRSAGLQMMAIASIGRVLANGLVFTVLLYHGKSTYRNLLHDSTDSWRTTIGQFIVPVLLITPGLLVVMSVLEVGVGQFFPLSGSRDEAREVYVNGGLGLIVLTCVIAPLLEEMLFRGVMLRSFLRQYPAGTAIAHSAAVFGLAHLNVHQFVLAFGLGLLIGKLYAATRSLLPGILIHACYNTAVVIVALKSPFVFSRESLLDIWPTAWWFGALVSGGVGAWLLVKSIDALRIGPAGATNHDSVN from the coding sequence ATGAACTCCGATTCGAATCGATATTGCTTCCCGAACCTGCTGGAAGCGTTCTTCATCGTCGTCGTGCTGAACATGGTCGAGTATCTGATGAACTCGATCATCTGGTCGATCGGCCGAAGCGCCGGGCTCCAAATGATGGCGATCGCCAGTATTGGGCGCGTTCTCGCGAACGGGCTCGTATTCACCGTGCTGCTTTATCACGGCAAATCGACCTACCGGAATCTGCTGCACGACAGTACCGATTCCTGGCGAACGACAATCGGGCAATTTATTGTTCCCGTCTTGCTGATCACACCGGGATTGCTGGTGGTGATGAGCGTGCTTGAAGTCGGAGTCGGGCAGTTTTTTCCGTTGAGCGGGAGCCGGGATGAGGCCCGCGAGGTTTATGTGAATGGCGGGCTCGGACTGATCGTGTTGACTTGCGTAATTGCGCCGCTGCTTGAGGAGATGCTGTTTCGCGGCGTGATGCTTCGCAGTTTTTTGCGACAGTATCCGGCTGGAACGGCGATCGCGCATTCGGCCGCCGTATTCGGGCTTGCACATTTGAATGTCCATCAGTTCGTTCTTGCGTTCGGACTCGGCTTGTTGATTGGAAAACTGTACGCGGCCACACGTTCGCTGCTGCCCGGCATTTTGATTCATGCGTGCTACAACACAGCCGTGGTGATCGTCGCACTGAAATCGCCATTCGTGTTTTCCAGAGAGAGTCTTCTGGATATCTGGCCCACGGCGTGGTGGTTCGGTGCGCTGGTGTCGGGCGGCGTTGGTGCGTGGTTGCTGGTCAAGTCGATCGATGCGCTGCGAATCGGGCCGGCGGGTGCGACGAATCACGACAGCGTGAACTGA
- the cobA gene encoding uroporphyrinogen-III C-methyltransferase, with product MTTGKVTLLGAGPGDPDLLTLRAVKALAAADVLLLDDLVAPGIVELAPQARVIRVGKRGGCRSTPQAFIEKLMRRYALRGAHVVRVKGGDALLFGRAGEELATLRAAAIPVEIVNGISSGFAAAASLGISLTHREHCQGVTFVTAHRQDHGEPDWARLAATGTTLAIYMGMSRVDSIAAGLLAALPSSTPAAAVQWAGTPDERRWTGTLGTLAHGIEAARLGSPAVILVGGAIGEAAVQDVAGASAALAATETALSRAA from the coding sequence ATGACGACTGGCAAAGTCACGCTGCTGGGCGCCGGCCCCGGCGACCCCGATCTCCTCACGCTGAGGGCTGTGAAGGCACTGGCCGCCGCCGACGTGCTGCTGCTCGACGATCTCGTCGCGCCCGGCATCGTCGAACTCGCGCCGCAGGCGCGTGTGATCCGTGTCGGCAAGCGCGGCGGCTGCCGCTCCACGCCGCAGGCATTCATCGAAAAACTGATGCGCCGCTACGCGCTGCGCGGCGCGCACGTGGTGCGCGTGAAAGGCGGCGATGCGCTGCTGTTCGGCCGCGCGGGCGAGGAACTCGCGACGCTGCGCGCCGCCGCGATTCCGGTCGAGATCGTCAACGGCATCTCGTCGGGATTCGCGGCCGCCGCGAGCCTCGGCATCTCGCTCACGCACCGCGAGCACTGCCAGGGCGTCACGTTCGTCACCGCCCACCGCCAGGATCATGGCGAACCCGACTGGGCGCGGCTCGCGGCGACCGGCACCACGCTCGCGATCTACATGGGCATGAGCCGCGTCGACAGCATCGCGGCCGGCCTGCTCGCCGCGCTGCCTTCATCGACGCCGGCAGCCGCCGTGCAATGGGCCGGCACGCCAGACGAACGCCGCTGGACCGGCACGCTCGGCACGCTCGCGCACGGTATCGAGGCCGCGCGGCTCGGCAGCCCGGCCGTGATCCTCGTCGGCGGGGCGATCGGCGAAGCCGCCGTGCAGGATGTGGCGGGCGCGAGCGCAGCGCTGGCCGCGACCGAAACGGCTTTGTCCCGGGCCGCATAG
- a CDS encoding helix-turn-helix transcriptional regulator, producing the protein MPSTAPPRLYGMPERSDRLDFYIRDQASRQAITEPHRHAYFQIQFNLGGDTEQRIGGVTRPFPRGALAFVLPHREHLIPHPEGAHFIVINFSQAFLRADLDVDPLDLEDVPAHRFPELTPFRFQEHLDFILTGDTYEEARRLALCMLDTDRVRTFGSTTLLRGYLLQLIGLVCTQYAGALDKLAQRGAQRAGRRDALARVLRHVRANLTREDLTLAATAEAAFLSPNYLAHLVRKETGSTFTDLVTERRIALAQSLLAHTSRRIADIARSVGFRDEGYFARRFRARVGVSPKAYRDANAALPDSDDAPPAADA; encoded by the coding sequence ATGCCCTCCACCGCCCCGCCGCGCCTGTACGGGATGCCCGAACGCAGCGACCGGCTCGACTTCTACATCCGCGACCAGGCGTCGCGCCAGGCGATCACCGAGCCGCACCGGCACGCGTATTTCCAGATCCAGTTCAACCTCGGCGGCGACACCGAGCAGCGGATCGGCGGTGTCACGCGGCCGTTTCCGCGCGGCGCGCTCGCGTTCGTGCTGCCGCACCGCGAACACCTGATCCCGCATCCGGAAGGCGCGCATTTCATCGTGATCAACTTCAGCCAGGCGTTCCTGCGCGCCGATCTCGACGTCGATCCACTCGATCTCGAGGACGTCCCCGCGCACCGCTTCCCCGAGCTGACACCGTTCCGCTTCCAGGAACATCTCGACTTCATCCTGACCGGCGACACGTACGAGGAAGCACGCCGCCTCGCGCTGTGCATGCTCGACACCGATCGCGTGCGTACCTTCGGCTCGACCACGTTGCTGCGCGGCTACCTGCTGCAGCTGATCGGGCTCGTCTGCACGCAGTACGCGGGCGCGCTCGACAAGCTCGCGCAGCGCGGCGCCCAGCGTGCGGGCCGGCGCGATGCGCTCGCGCGCGTGCTGCGGCACGTCCGCGCGAACCTGACCCGCGAGGACCTGACGCTCGCCGCGACCGCCGAGGCCGCGTTCCTGTCGCCGAACTACCTTGCACACCTGGTCCGCAAGGAAACCGGCAGCACGTTTACCGATCTCGTGACCGAGCGCCGGATCGCGCTCGCGCAATCGCTGCTGGCCCACACGAGCCGCCGCATCGCGGACATCGCGCGCTCGGTCGGCTTCCGCGACGAAGGGTATTTCGCGCGGCGCTTCCGTGCGCGCGTCGGCGTGTCGCCGAAGGCGTACCGCGACGCGAACGCCGCGCTGCCGGACAGCGACGACGCACCGCCGGCCGCCGACGCGTAG
- a CDS encoding uracil-DNA glycosylase family protein → MPKRTRAPLDVLLTEIRACRACEADLPLGPRPVVRAHRDARILIVGQAPGARVHASGIPWDDASGKRLRGWLDVDADTFYDETRFAIVPMGFCYPGRGASGDNPPRPECAPLWIDRLLAELPSIRLTLLIGQYAQRHFLRDTRKATLTDTVHAWRDYGPGVLPLPHPSPRNQAWFKHHPWFDADVVPELRRRVAPLLDR, encoded by the coding sequence ATGCCGAAACGAACGCGCGCGCCGCTCGACGTGCTGCTCACCGAAATCCGTGCGTGCCGCGCCTGCGAAGCCGACCTGCCGCTCGGCCCGCGCCCCGTCGTGCGCGCCCATCGTGATGCACGCATCCTGATCGTCGGGCAAGCGCCCGGCGCACGCGTCCATGCGAGCGGCATCCCGTGGGACGACGCGAGCGGCAAGCGGCTGCGCGGCTGGCTCGATGTCGACGCCGACACCTTCTACGACGAAACGCGCTTCGCGATCGTGCCGATGGGGTTCTGCTACCCGGGCCGCGGCGCGAGCGGCGACAACCCGCCGCGCCCCGAATGCGCGCCCCTGTGGATCGACCGGCTGCTGGCCGAACTGCCGTCGATCCGCCTGACGCTGCTGATCGGCCAGTACGCGCAGCGGCATTTCCTGCGCGACACGCGCAAGGCGACGCTTACCGACACCGTGCACGCGTGGCGCGACTACGGCCCGGGCGTGCTGCCGCTGCCGCACCCGTCGCCGCGCAATCAGGCGTGGTTCAAGCACCATCCGTGGTTCGACGCCGACGTCGTGCCCGAACTCCGCCGCCGGGTGGCCCCGCTGCTCGACCGATGA
- a CDS encoding YkgJ family cysteine cluster protein gives MNTTSTDLDIDFACTGCGACCRDLRIPLTLDEAIAWLQRGGHVELLCDAMPWPVEPEPGDAFAAYKRARSTPAMSGSLPVRITAVLTASHAGPCPNLRDDLRCGIYDERPLVCRIYPAEINPFVPLMPGGKQCPPDAWQHAPLIRGGMLVDAATRENIARSRTASEAETPLRARLCAALGIDTAAVANEGFVVHAPPAATLLAALTDLRAPSPAAGGDATEWKLVSNRAPTVETLVSVGASSALAGAGAGPHARYLGFHPDA, from the coding sequence ATGAATACCACCTCGACCGACCTCGACATCGACTTTGCCTGCACCGGATGCGGCGCATGCTGCCGCGACCTGCGCATTCCTCTAACGCTCGACGAAGCGATCGCGTGGCTGCAGCGCGGCGGCCACGTGGAATTGCTGTGCGACGCCATGCCGTGGCCCGTCGAACCCGAGCCTGGCGACGCGTTCGCTGCGTACAAGCGCGCGCGTTCGACACCCGCGATGAGCGGTTCGCTGCCCGTGCGCATCACGGCCGTGCTCACCGCGTCCCATGCCGGCCCGTGCCCGAACCTGCGCGACGACCTGCGCTGCGGGATCTACGACGAGCGCCCGCTCGTGTGCCGGATCTATCCGGCCGAAATCAATCCGTTCGTGCCGCTGATGCCCGGCGGCAAGCAATGCCCGCCCGACGCCTGGCAGCACGCACCGCTCATCCGTGGCGGCATGCTCGTCGACGCGGCGACGCGCGAGAACATCGCACGCTCGCGCACCGCGAGCGAGGCCGAGACGCCGTTGCGCGCGCGGCTGTGCGCGGCGCTGGGCATCGACACGGCGGCCGTCGCCAATGAAGGATTCGTGGTCCATGCGCCGCCCGCCGCCACCTTGCTCGCCGCATTGACGGACCTGCGCGCCCCGTCACCCGCGGCCGGCGGCGATGCGACCGAATGGAAGCTGGTGTCGAACCGCGCGCCCACGGTAGAAACGCTCGTGTCGGTCGGGGCATCGAGCGCGCTTGCCGGCGCCGGCGCGGGCCCGCACGCACGCTATCTCGGCTTCCATCCGGACGCCTGA
- a CDS encoding DUF4303 domain-containing protein — protein sequence MSDFSDFQRDIADAARATFKALRALHPDEHFYAFALYTDSGAMTVVPAANSIEGLRRIRAQRAIADDDPAPWYTWGSAEWAYEAAEASPFNAICGRLADEVLSPQFVPSRFAEFSRQLQADMIEALRLLDREGLFGAGDERAAITLFVSISDDDAARALENASAKTLNPPAVADAFLRRFG from the coding sequence ATGAGCGATTTTTCAGATTTCCAGCGGGACATCGCCGATGCCGCGAGGGCAACCTTCAAGGCACTGCGGGCGTTGCACCCGGACGAGCATTTCTACGCGTTCGCGCTCTATACGGACAGCGGCGCAATGACGGTGGTGCCGGCCGCCAATTCGATCGAAGGGCTGCGCCGTATCCGCGCGCAACGGGCGATCGCGGACGACGATCCGGCGCCGTGGTACACATGGGGTTCTGCCGAATGGGCGTACGAGGCGGCGGAGGCTTCGCCGTTCAACGCGATCTGCGGCAGGCTGGCGGACGAAGTGCTGAGTCCGCAGTTCGTCCCGTCGCGATTCGCGGAATTCTCGCGGCAACTGCAGGCCGACATGATCGAGGCATTGCGGCTGCTCGACCGCGAGGGCCTGTTCGGCGCGGGCGACGAACGGGCGGCCATCACGCTGTTCGTGTCGATCAGCGACGACGATGCAGCCAGGGCGCTGGAAAACGCATCGGCGAAAACACTGAATCCACCGGCCGTCGCCGACGCATTCCTGCGCCGTTTCGGCTGA
- a CDS encoding trypsin-like peptidase domain-containing protein, whose protein sequence is MVRQTLARAVLRTALIGGVFAALLPPPDAIAATVAPPATPRTLKQRAPAVPNAMPVDFPAIVDRYGPAVVTIMATAPDPQTGGPSFAILDPDDPLAAFFRHDAPPPAQGPAPGPQAPPAPQVPAPDTAPRAVSGSGSGFIISADGLILTSAHVVDEATDVTVRLTDRREFKATVLAVDPQSDVAVLRINATKLPFVRVGDSSKVRAGEPVMTIGAPDGSGNTVTAGIVSATSHRLPDGSAFPFFETDIAPNPDNSGGPVFNRAGDVIGIAVQVYTGNDRYASMTFAIPIAFAAKVRAQLQAQQQAQMQAQQAQAPASGAPSGNAFGVDVQDVGVGLAAAFGLPRPAGALVNGVAPGSPAAAAGLKPGDVIVKLGDKAIGHSAELNDLAAALPPGEKAPLRVIRNRAPVMLTITGADEAVGNAGSAAGTAAPKLAARPGPGPGPGPGPGAGDRGDRLGLTMHALSDDERRSTGLAVGMMVDAVHGPAATAGIQPGDVVLELNDTLLETPDDVPSLEASGGNVIAVLIQRNNARKFVSVRAR, encoded by the coding sequence GTGGTTCGCCAGACGCTTGCTCGCGCCGTGCTTCGCACCGCGTTGATCGGGGGCGTGTTTGCCGCTTTGTTGCCGCCGCCGGATGCCATTGCCGCCACCGTCGCGCCGCCCGCCACGCCACGCACCCTGAAGCAGAGGGCGCCCGCCGTGCCTAATGCGATGCCGGTCGATTTTCCGGCGATCGTCGACCGCTACGGTCCGGCGGTCGTGACCATCATGGCCACCGCGCCCGACCCGCAAACGGGCGGCCCGTCCTTCGCGATCCTCGATCCCGACGATCCGCTCGCCGCATTCTTCCGGCACGACGCGCCACCGCCAGCGCAGGGGCCTGCGCCGGGGCCACAGGCGCCACCGGCACCGCAGGTGCCGGCGCCCGACACGGCGCCGCGCGCGGTATCGGGTAGCGGCTCGGGCTTCATCATCAGCGCCGACGGCCTGATTCTAACGTCGGCCCATGTGGTCGACGAAGCGACCGACGTGACCGTGCGGCTGACCGACCGCCGCGAATTCAAGGCGACCGTGCTGGCCGTCGATCCGCAAAGCGACGTCGCCGTGCTGCGCATCAACGCGACGAAACTGCCGTTTGTGCGTGTCGGCGATTCGTCGAAGGTCCGCGCTGGCGAACCGGTGATGACGATCGGCGCGCCGGACGGATCGGGTAACACGGTCACGGCCGGCATCGTTAGTGCGACGTCGCACCGGTTGCCGGACGGCAGCGCATTCCCTTTCTTCGAAACGGACATCGCGCCGAATCCCGACAACTCGGGCGGCCCCGTGTTCAATCGCGCGGGCGACGTGATCGGCATCGCGGTGCAGGTCTACACGGGCAACGATCGCTACGCGAGCATGACGTTCGCGATTCCGATCGCATTCGCGGCAAAGGTGCGCGCGCAGTTGCAGGCGCAACAGCAGGCACAGATGCAGGCGCAACAGGCTCAGGCGCCAGCGTCCGGTGCGCCGTCCGGCAACGCGTTCGGCGTCGACGTGCAGGACGTCGGCGTCGGGCTGGCCGCGGCATTCGGGCTGCCGCGGCCGGCGGGCGCGCTCGTCAACGGCGTCGCGCCGGGCTCGCCGGCCGCCGCGGCCGGCCTGAAGCCCGGCGACGTGATCGTGAAACTCGGCGACAAGGCGATCGGCCACTCGGCAGAACTGAACGACCTGGCCGCCGCGCTGCCGCCCGGCGAGAAGGCGCCGCTGCGCGTGATCCGCAACCGCGCGCCGGTGATGCTGACGATCACGGGCGCCGACGAAGCGGTCGGGAACGCAGGCTCTGCCGCCGGGACGGCCGCGCCGAAGCTTGCCGCGCGACCGGGGCCGGGTCCGGGGCCGGGCCCGGGCCCGGGGGCGGGCGACCGCGGCGACCGCCTCGGACTGACGATGCACGCGCTGAGCGACGACGAGCGTCGTTCGACGGGGCTCGCGGTCGGAATGATGGTGGACGCGGTGCACGGCCCGGCCGCGACCGCGGGCATCCAGCCGGGCGATGTCGTCCTGGAGCTCAACGACACGCTGCTCGAGACGCCGGACGACGTGCCTTCGCTCGAAGCGAGCGGCGGCAACGTGATCGCCGTGCTGATCCAGCGCAACAATGCGCGGAAGTTCGTGTCGGTGCGCGCGCGTTAG
- a CDS encoding CmpA/NrtA family ABC transporter substrate-binding protein — protein sequence MDTSPPAAPERAHLRLGFVALSDAAPLIVAQRLNLGARHGLTLEPSRQPSWAAVRDKLLSGELDAAHALYGLVSGLQLGIGGPQADMAALMVLNRNGQAITLSRGLADAYRESGSVRDVFATLGRKPLLAQTFPTGTHAMWLNHWLASHGVDPLRDVRSVVIPPPEMVAALASGELDGFCSGEPWHAVADACGAGRTVAVTSEIWPDHPEKVLAARRDFVALYPATARALIRTLVDACAWLDSAAHRREAADWLASPDALGVPARLIAPRLLGDYGAGPFAAPPLPIRFHDGGAVNRPDPHEGRWFLSQYRRWGMLDGPHDDAAIAAAIAQTALYDAAVAEGGASGPSHA from the coding sequence ATGGATACTTCCCCTCCCGCCGCGCCGGAACGCGCGCATCTTCGCCTCGGCTTCGTCGCGCTGAGCGATGCGGCCCCGCTGATCGTCGCGCAGCGCCTGAACCTCGGCGCGCGGCACGGCCTCACGCTCGAACCGAGCCGCCAGCCGTCCTGGGCTGCCGTGCGCGACAAGCTGCTGAGCGGCGAGCTCGACGCCGCGCATGCGCTGTACGGCCTCGTCAGCGGGCTGCAGCTCGGCATCGGCGGCCCGCAGGCCGACATGGCCGCGCTGATGGTGCTGAACCGCAACGGCCAGGCGATCACGTTGTCGCGCGGCCTGGCCGACGCCTATCGCGAAAGCGGCAGCGTGCGCGACGTGTTCGCGACGCTCGGCCGCAAGCCGCTGCTCGCACAGACGTTCCCGACCGGCACGCACGCAATGTGGCTGAACCACTGGCTCGCGTCGCACGGCGTCGATCCGCTGCGCGACGTGCGCAGCGTCGTGATCCCGCCGCCCGAGATGGTCGCCGCGCTCGCCAGCGGCGAACTCGACGGCTTCTGTTCCGGCGAGCCGTGGCACGCGGTGGCCGACGCGTGCGGCGCGGGCCGGACCGTCGCGGTCACGAGCGAGATCTGGCCCGATCATCCGGAGAAGGTGCTGGCCGCCCGGCGCGACTTCGTCGCGCTGTATCCTGCCACCGCGCGCGCACTGATCCGTACGCTCGTCGATGCGTGCGCGTGGCTCGACAGCGCCGCGCACCGCCGCGAGGCGGCCGACTGGCTCGCGTCGCCCGACGCGCTCGGCGTGCCGGCCCGGCTGATCGCGCCGCGCCTGCTCGGCGACTACGGCGCGGGGCCGTTCGCCGCACCGCCGCTGCCGATCCGCTTCCACGACGGCGGCGCCGTAAACCGGCCCGATCCACACGAAGGGCGCTGGTTCCTGTCCCAATACCGGCGCTGGGGGATGCTCGACGGCCCGCACGACGATGCGGCCATCGCCGCGGCAATCGCGCAGACCGCGTTGTATGATGCTGCGGTCGCCGAAGGCGGCGCATCGGGCCCGTCGCACGCGTAA